GCGGTAACGTTCGCGTAAATCCAAAGTCCCCATAATGTCCTGGCGGTAATCAGCCCTTTTCAAGATTAGATAAGAGACCAGGTCCGAGAGGGTTTCCGGGTCACGGGTTTGATCTAGGTAATTAATCACCTGGTCAGGCAAGGGACTACTATTGACTGTGATCTCCTGGATGATCTCCCGGAGGCGTCCAGCCAAAGCATCGACCTCGATATTATCACAATTTGTGGACGTGAGGGGTACTATCCTCGCCACCAATAAGGGAGATGTCTGGACAAAATCCGTCAGGCGCACCCGTGAGATGCCTTGTAAAATCAATTGTGACGTCCCGTCATCCTGGCCGACACAAGCCCGGATGACCCCGACTCCGGCAATAATATTGTGGCCATTTTTATCGCCAGATGGTGGTGATAAATGGTC
This DNA window, taken from Verrucomicrobiota bacterium, encodes the following:
- a CDS encoding LON peptidase substrate-binding domain-containing protein, with the translated sequence MQIPSPLPFMVLTGLTLFPQGLLPLYIFEPRYRKMLKECLDGDRMLGIVSPDHLSPPSGDKNGHNIIAGVGVIRACVGQDDGTSQLILQGISRVRLTDFVQTSPLLVARIVPLTSTNCDNIEVDALAGRLREIIQEITVNSSPLPDQVINYLDQTRDPETLSDLVSYLILKRADYRQDIMGTLDLRERYRKLLHMVPEELKKAGVSGQSKKQKKSPDEPRQKDEEGD